A genomic region of Ensifer adhaerens contains the following coding sequences:
- a CDS encoding CoA pyrophosphatase, which yields MNRHLFSADEFRRRALTQMGGPIETSWRDHGDFLLNPGMVPYLETLHLKDAAVLVPVVDDGDDAHVILTQRTASLRKHSGQVAFPGGAVDPEDRSVEVAALREAQEEIGLDPRFVETIGRLPHYMAMSGFRITPILAVVKPGFELIANPDEVESVFEVPLSFLMNPGNHARGRGHWQGEERHFYRMPYGDHNIWGITAGILRMLYERLYA from the coding sequence ATGAACCGGCATCTCTTCTCTGCTGACGAGTTCCGTCGACGCGCCCTGACCCAGATGGGCGGACCGATCGAGACCTCCTGGCGCGACCATGGCGACTTTCTGCTCAATCCGGGCATGGTGCCCTATCTGGAGACGCTGCACCTGAAGGACGCGGCAGTCCTCGTGCCCGTCGTCGACGATGGCGACGATGCGCATGTCATTCTCACCCAGCGCACGGCGAGCCTGCGCAAGCATTCCGGCCAGGTCGCCTTTCCCGGCGGTGCCGTCGATCCAGAGGACCGGTCGGTCGAGGTGGCGGCGCTGCGCGAAGCGCAGGAGGAAATCGGCCTCGATCCGCGGTTCGTCGAAACCATCGGCCGGCTGCCGCATTACATGGCGATGTCCGGTTTCCGCATCACCCCGATACTGGCGGTGGTGAAGCCCGGCTTCGAGCTGATCGCCAATCCGGACGAGGTCGAAAGCGTCTTCGAGGTGCCGCTGTCCTTCCTGATGAACCCCGGCAATCACGCCCGTGGGCGTGGGCACTGGCAGGGCGAGGAACGTCATTTCTACCGCATGCCCTATGGCGACCACAACATCTGGGGTATCACCGCCGGTATTCTCCGCATGCTCTATGAAAGGCTTTACGCATGA